A stretch of Acipenser ruthenus chromosome 1, fAciRut3.2 maternal haplotype, whole genome shotgun sequence DNA encodes these proteins:
- the LOC117409009 gene encoding zinc finger protein 474-like isoform X2 translates to MPFPPNQLHTLGDSTLQPKEGAKAINTGEQKRLARPTTALLIRKSSESTMSQNNLKHPVIPPKRPGFRVCYICGREFGSKSIDIHEPKCLEKWHIQNEKLPRNQRRPAPQKPEALSAGSAYDVEAMNEAAWQSSKAQLLPCENCGRRFLPDRLAVHQRSCKPKPGALGPSKTPSSTTLETLSESISSSSQKAQPKPRTLVCYICGREFGTLSLPIHEPKCLEKWKIENDKLSKNLRRPLPQKPQANQTGGATREKQNEAAYQSYKDQLLPCSNCGRTFAPDRLLVHQKSCKNKTTGLSVKTVSLTNEVTSQNNQGTIKKQNNGTSSKQAEKPAIVRRPATVVCYICGREFGSKSISIHEPQCLKKWHIENSQLPKSLQRTEPKKPEVSVVTATGFYDLEAQNQAAWQNAQAQLVPCDICGRTFLPDRLTVHQRSCKPRK, encoded by the exons ATGCCTTTTCCACCTAACCAATTACATACGTTAGGAGACTCCACTTTACAACCTAAAGAAGGTGCTAAGGCAATCAACACTGGTGAACAAAAGAGACTAGCAAGACCCACTACTGCATTGTTAATCAGAAAATCAAGTGAATCGACCATGTCTCAAAACAATCTCAAACACCCCGTGATACCCCCAAAAAGGCCAGGCTTTAGGGTCTGTTATATATGTGGAAGGGAATTCGGCTCAAAATCAATTGACATCCATGAGCCAAAATGCCTGGAGAAATGGCATATTCAAAATGAGAAATTACCAAGGAATCAAAGGAGACCAGCACCTCAGAAACCAGAAGCCCTGTCTGCTGGCAGTGCATATGATGTTGAGGCTATGAACGAAGCAGCATGGCAAAGTTCAAAAGCTCAACTTCTTCCATGTGAAAACTGTGGCCGCAGGTTTCTGCCTGATCGTCTCGCTGTTCATCAAAGGAGCTGTAAACCAAAGCCAGGTGCCTTGGGACCCTCGAAAACACCAAGTAGTACCACCCTGGAAACTTTGTCCGAAAGCATTTCAAGCTCGTCTCAAAAAGCACAACCCAAACCCCGAACCTTAGTTTGTTACATCTGTGGAAGGGAATTTGGGACACTATCGCTTCCGATCCATGAACCAAAATGCCTAGAAAAATGGAAGATTGAAAATGACAAGTTATCAAAGAACCTTCGCAGGCCTCTCCCACAAAAACCGCAAGCCAATCAAACAGGGGGGGCCACAAGGGAAAAACAAAATGAGGCTGCCTACCAGAGCTACAAGGATCAGCTTCTACCCTGCTCTAACTGTGGCCGCACCTTTGCACCTGACAGGCTCCTTGTCCACCAGAAGAGCTGTAAGAATAAAACTACTGGTCTCAGTGTCAAGACAGTCTCCCTCACTAATGAGGTGACAAGTCAGAATAATCAAGGTACCATCAAGAAACAAAATAATGGAACCTCCTCCAAACAAGCTGAGAAG ccagcaATAGTAAGACGGCCAGCAACTGTTGTTTGCTACATTTGTGgacgggaatttggatccaagtCTATTAGTATCCATGAACCACAGTGTTTGAAAAAATGGCACATTGAAAATAGCCAGTTGCCAAAGAGTCTCCAAAGAACAGAACCTAAAAAGCCTGAAGTGAGCGTGGTCACAG cTACAGGCTTCTATGATCTTGAGGCACAAAACCAAGCAGCCTGGCAAAATGCCCAGGCCCAGTTGGTGCCTTGTGATATCTGTGGGCGGACTTTCCTGCCAGACAGACTGACTGTCCACCAGCGATCTTGTAAACCTCGAAAATAA
- the LOC117409009 gene encoding zinc finger protein 474-like isoform X1 — MPFPPNQLHTLGDSTLQPKEGAKAINTGEQKRLARPTTALLIRKSSESTMSQNNLKHPVIPPKRPGFRVCYICGREFGSKSIDIHEPKCLEKWHIQNEKLPRNQRRPAPQKPEALSAGSAYDVEAMNEAAWQSSKAQLLPCENCGRRFLPDRLAVHQRSCKPKPGALGPSKTPSSTTLETLSESISSSSQKAQPKPRTLVCYICGREFGTLSLPIHEPKCLEKWKIENDKLSKNLRRPLPQKPQANQTGGATREKQNEAAYQSYKDQLLPCSNCGRTFAPDRLLVHQKSCKNKTTGLSVKTVSLTNEVTSQNNQGTIKKQNNGTSSKQAEKPAIVRRPATVVCYICGREFGSKSISIHEPQCLKKWHIENSQLPKSLQRTEPKKPEVSVVTGTYISIHFYFYLLLINQVFCINKCGFLISCLIAFISTSHHGISRQCNLH, encoded by the exons ATGCCTTTTCCACCTAACCAATTACATACGTTAGGAGACTCCACTTTACAACCTAAAGAAGGTGCTAAGGCAATCAACACTGGTGAACAAAAGAGACTAGCAAGACCCACTACTGCATTGTTAATCAGAAAATCAAGTGAATCGACCATGTCTCAAAACAATCTCAAACACCCCGTGATACCCCCAAAAAGGCCAGGCTTTAGGGTCTGTTATATATGTGGAAGGGAATTCGGCTCAAAATCAATTGACATCCATGAGCCAAAATGCCTGGAGAAATGGCATATTCAAAATGAGAAATTACCAAGGAATCAAAGGAGACCAGCACCTCAGAAACCAGAAGCCCTGTCTGCTGGCAGTGCATATGATGTTGAGGCTATGAACGAAGCAGCATGGCAAAGTTCAAAAGCTCAACTTCTTCCATGTGAAAACTGTGGCCGCAGGTTTCTGCCTGATCGTCTCGCTGTTCATCAAAGGAGCTGTAAACCAAAGCCAGGTGCCTTGGGACCCTCGAAAACACCAAGTAGTACCACCCTGGAAACTTTGTCCGAAAGCATTTCAAGCTCGTCTCAAAAAGCACAACCCAAACCCCGAACCTTAGTTTGTTACATCTGTGGAAGGGAATTTGGGACACTATCGCTTCCGATCCATGAACCAAAATGCCTAGAAAAATGGAAGATTGAAAATGACAAGTTATCAAAGAACCTTCGCAGGCCTCTCCCACAAAAACCGCAAGCCAATCAAACAGGGGGGGCCACAAGGGAAAAACAAAATGAGGCTGCCTACCAGAGCTACAAGGATCAGCTTCTACCCTGCTCTAACTGTGGCCGCACCTTTGCACCTGACAGGCTCCTTGTCCACCAGAAGAGCTGTAAGAATAAAACTACTGGTCTCAGTGTCAAGACAGTCTCCCTCACTAATGAGGTGACAAGTCAGAATAATCAAGGTACCATCAAGAAACAAAATAATGGAACCTCCTCCAAACAAGCTGAGAAG ccagcaATAGTAAGACGGCCAGCAACTGTTGTTTGCTACATTTGTGgacgggaatttggatccaagtCTATTAGTATCCATGAACCACAGTGTTTGAAAAAATGGCACATTGAAAATAGCCAGTTGCCAAAGAGTCTCCAAAGAACAGAACCTAAAAAGCCTGAAGTGAGCGTGGTCACAGGTACATATATTTCAATTCACTTTTATTTCTATTTACTTTTAATTAACCAggtgttttgtataaataaatgtggcTTTTTAATTAGCTGTTTAATAGCTTTCATTTCAACAAGCCACCATGGTATTTCCAGGCAGTGTAATTTACACTGA
- the LOC117408559 gene encoding protein-lysine 6-oxidase-like, whose amino-acid sequence MKTLFLNAIIYRCILFCYLTCLLQVVYCQQQQLHTNRGNAPSTGGFRQKIQWQSNGRVFSLLSHGSEYQPARRREPNAKLPPPNPIIIISNPNHTAGTEHSRTSNSARRQNHSGTRPGATYWFQAGFNGTGKGNGTEETNPPPLSNLRPEDRMVGDDPYNPYKSSDDNPNYNYYDTYERPRPRQRPGYGTRYHQYGLPDLVPDPYYIQASTYIQKMSMYNLRCAAEENCLSSSAYSVRDYDTRVLLRFPQRVKNQGTADFMPSRPRYAWEWHSCHQHYHSMDEFSHYDFLEANSQRRVAEGHKASFCLEDSSCDYGYRRRYACTSHTQGLSPGCYDTYNADIDCQWIDITDVKPGNYVLKVSVNPSYQVPESDYSNNVVRCDIRYTGHYAYTSGCRLSAY is encoded by the exons ATGAAGACACTCTTTTTAAACGCGATAATTTATAGATGCATCCTCTTTTGTTATTTGACTTGTCTTTTACAAGTTGTTTATTGCCAACAACAGCAGCTCCACACCAATCGAGGAAATGCCCCTTCGACAGGAGGTTTTAGGCAGAAAATTCAGTGGCAGAGTAACGGTAGGGTTTTCAGTTTGCTGAGCCACGGATCCGAATACCAGCCAGCGAGAAGAAGAGAACCCAACGCCAAGCTTCCACCTCCAAACCCTATTATCATAATAAGTAACCCGAACCACACAGCAGGGACCGAGCACTCGAGAACCTCAAACAGTGCACGCAGGCAAAATCATTCTGGCACAAGGCCAGGGGCAACATACTGGTTCCAGGCTGGTTTCAATGGTACTGGAAAGGGCAATGGTACTGAAGAGACGAACCCCCCACCACTAAGCAATCTAAGGCCAGAGGATAGAATGGTTGGGGATGATCCTTACAACCCTTACAAATCTTCAGATGACAATCCTAACTATAATTACTACGATACATATGAAAGACCCCGACCAAGGCAAAGACCAGGGTATGGGACAAGGTATCACCAGTATG GTCTCCCAGATTTGGTGCCAGACCCCTACTATATACAAGCCTCTACATATATACAGAAAATGTCAATGTACAACCTGAGATGTGCGGCAGAGGAAAACTGCCTTTCAAG TTCAGCTTACTCCGTAAGAGATTATGATACGCGTGTGCTGTTGAGGTTTCCCCAGAGAGTGAAGAACCAAGGAACAGCAGACTTCATGCCAAGCAGACCACGCTATGCATGGGAATGGCACAGCTGTCACCA ACATTACCACAGTATGGATGAATTCAGCCACTATGACTTCTTGGAGGCCAATTCACAGAGAAGAGTAGCTGAAGGACATAAAGCAAGTTTTTGCCTTGAAGACAGCTCATGTGACTATGGCTACCGTAGACGCTATGCTTGCACATCTCATACACAG GGTTTGAGTCCAGGATGTTATGACACCTATAATGCTGACATTGACTGCCAGTGGATTGATATCACAGATGTAAAGCCTGGCAACTATGTACTTAAG GTTAGCGTGAATCCCAGCTACCAGGTACCAGAATCTGATTATTCAAATAATGTTGTACGATGTGACATTCGCTACACAGGTCATTATGCATATACATCAGGCTGCAGACTTTCAGC GTACTAA